The following coding sequences are from one Cyprinus carpio isolate SPL01 chromosome A24, ASM1834038v1, whole genome shotgun sequence window:
- the LOC109090547 gene encoding ankyrin repeat and SAM domain-containing protein 6 isoform X2, which translates to MSLAPVNPLLWFRVCDEGDLESARRVLEDPGGFARVDGTEEQGNTALMFASAGGHEQLVRFLLRKGASVDRRNHYGWTPLMQAARFGHLNVAHILLENGAEINGRNRMGASVLTMAVRGGHTHVAKLLLENGAFVDDFDHLAVAEGNASGNNNVHGDNGKTFLEITPLLAAAQHGHEAVVRLLLEWGADVNFCQKSTGWSALMLAAAGGTVSVTQQLVERGADADHLNVLGKTAFEVALQLQHKEVKNYLDSITTVRPQPDDEKKRPDVFHALKLGNAQLVKEIVEEDASQVNVSNADGASPLMMAAVSGQLEVVQLLVEKHADMDRQDSVHGWTALMQATYHGNKDVVKFLLNQGADVNLRAKNGYTAFDLVMLLNDPDTELVRLLASVCMQVEKDKSKHRGKSTLKRRASLNVPLPPDDKGGLKSWWNRMSNRFRKLKLTHTLRHGLSTNRLAPFPDEVPLDATMKAEESSAAAAPPAGASNADVCTAWTSKSKDCGLNGTRSGKDDFLITTMLRNGAPLARLPNEKLKAVIPPFLPPSNFEPWNSERCGAAKEGRSGNMPQRPSRSSCANSDISSISRVVSRSIKFPSITKGPSPSNSGSYNSAHSSGGSNGVGGVNRHASDSHNRSGGSGADSVLSQIVAQRKRAAGLLDSRTPAAAEIPSPVPTPLPSAPDISLTDHTDAHSRRKLELKKRPQSGNSSTSKSTSPTLTPSPSPTPKPPATDSLSSASTQPRSKSSGGSSSGTITDEDELSGILRKLSLEKYQPIFEEQEVDMEAFLTLTDGDLKELGIKTDGPRQQILAAISELNAGKGRERQILQETIHNFQSSFGSSASNPRPSGYPRSPSGWSRHQLQSSSRR; encoded by the exons ATGAGTCTGGCTCCGGTAAACCCGCTGCTGTGGTTCCGGGTGTGCGATGAGGGCGATCTGGAGAGCGCGCGGCGCGTTCTTGAGGACCCGGGCGGGTTCGCGCGTGTGGACGGGACCGAGGAGCAGGGAAACACGGCGCTCATGTTCGCGTCCGCCGGGGGACACGAGCAGCTGGTCCGGTTCCTGCTGAGGAAAGGAGCGTCAGTGGACCGTCGGAACCATTACGGCTGGACGCCGCTGATGCAGGCTGCGAG GTTCGGTCATCTGAACGTGGCTCATATCTTGCTGGAGAACGGCGCAGAGATCAACGGCAGGAACCGGATGGGAGCCAGCGTCCTGACCATGGCTGTGCGCGGCGGTCATACTCACGTGGCCAAACTCCTGCTGGAGAACGGCGCCTTCGTGGACGACTTTGACCACCTGGCGGTGGCGGAGGGAAATGCAAGTGGGAACAACAACGTCCACGGTGACAACGGCAAGACGTTTCTGGAGATCACGCCTCTGCTGGCCGCCGCTCAGCACGGACACGAGGCAGTGGTCAGGCTGCTGCTGGAATGGGGCGCGGATGTGAACTTCTGTCAGAAGAGCACGGGCTGGAGTGCGCTGATGCTGGCAGCGGCCGGCGGGACAGTCAGCGTGACGCAGCAGCTGGTGGAGCGAGGAGCGGACGCTGATCATCTCAATGTCTTGGGCAAGACGGCCTTCGAGGTGGCGCTCCAACTGCAGCACAAAGAGGTGAAGAACTACCTGGACTCCATCACCACTGTCCGGCCACAGCCAG ATGATGAGAAGAAACGGCCTGATGTCTTCCATGCGCTGAAGTTAG GAAACGCTCAGCTGGTGAAGGAGATCGTGGAGGAGGACGCGTCTCAGGTGAACGTCTCAAACGCAGACGGCGCGTCTCCTCTGATGATGGCGGCGGTCAGCGGGCAGCTGGAGGTGGTGCAGCTGCTGGTGGAGAAGCACGCAGACATGGACAGACAGGACTCTGTGCACGGCTGGACGGCGCTCATGCAGGCCACGTATCACGG GAATAAAGACGTGGTGAAGTTTCTTCTGAATCAGGGCGCTGACGTCAACCTGAGAGCCAAGAACGGATACACAGCTTTCGACCTCGTCATGCTCCTGAATGACCCTG ACACGGAGCTGGTGCGGCTGCTAGCCTCCGTCTGCATGCAGGTGGAGAAGGACAAGAGCAAACACAGAGGAAAATCAACCCTAAAGAGACGTGCATCTCTAAATGTTCCTCTTCCACCTGATGATAAAGGCGGCCTGAAG TCCTGGTGGAATCGCATGTCCAACCGCTTCCGCAAACTCAAGCTGACGCACACACTGAGACATGGGCTCTCCACCAATCGGCTCGCTCCGTTCCCTGACGAGGTTCCTCTGGACGCTACCATGAAAGCGGAGGAGTCGAGCGCAGCtgcagcgcctcctgctggagcTTCAAACGCAGACGTCTGCACCGCGTGGACCAGCAAGAGTAAAGACTGCG GTTTGAACGGAACAAGAAGTGGGAAAGATGACTTCCTCATCACGACGATG CTGAGGAACGGAGCGCCGCTCGCTCGTCTGCCCAATGAGAAGCTGAAGGCCGTCATCCCGCCCTTCCTGCCGCCATCAAACTTTGAGCCGTGGAACTCGGAGCGCTGCGGAGCGGCGAAGGAAGGCCGGAGCGGAAACATGCCGCAGAGACCCAGCAGGAGCAGCTGCGCCAACTCTGATATA TCATCCATTAGTCGAGTGGTCAGCAGGTCCATCAAGTTTCCCAGCATAACTAAAGGCCCCTCCCCCTCCAACTCAGGCAGTTATAACTCCGCCCACTCCTCAGGTGGATCCAATGGTGTGGGAGGAGTCAACCGTCACGCCTCCGACTCCCACAACCGCTCAG GTGGCAGCGGAGCGGACAGTGTTCTGTCTCAGATCGTGGCTCAGAGAAAGAGAGCAGCCGGTCTGTTGGACAGCAGGACACCGGCCGCCGCTGAGATTCCCAGTCCTGTACCAACGCCGCTGCCCTCCGCGCCGGACATCAGCCTAACCGACCACACAGACGCCCACTCCAGACGG aagcTGGAGTTAAAGAAGCGGCCTCAGTCAGGAAACTCGTCCACGTCCAAGAGCACGTCGCCCACCCTCACGCCCTCTCCATCACCCACACCCAAACCACCCGCCACAGACTCACTCTCATCTGCATCCACGCAGCCCAGGTCCAAGAGCAGCGGCGGCTCCAGCAGCGGCACCATCACGGACGAGG ATGAATTATCAGGGATTCTGAGGAAACTTTCTCTGGAGAAATATCAGCCCATCTTTGAGGAGCAGGAG GTGGATATGGAGGCATTtctgactctgactgacggagacCTGAAAGAGCTGGGAATTAAAACAGACGGGCCGCGGCAGCAGATACTGGCGGCCATATCAGAGCTGAACGCTGGGAAA GGGAGGGAAAGACAGATTTTACAAGAAACCATCCATAACTTCCAGTCGTCGTTTGGCAGCAGCGCCAGTAACCCTCGACCGTCGGGATATCCACGCT CCCCGTCAGGCTGGAGTCGCCATCAGCTGCAGTCGTCCAGCAGACGGTAA
- the LOC109090547 gene encoding ankyrin repeat and SAM domain-containing protein 6 isoform X1, with protein sequence MSLAPVNPLLWFRVCDEGDLESARRVLEDPGGFARVDGTEEQGNTALMFASAGGHEQLVRFLLRKGASVDRRNHYGWTPLMQAARFGHLNVAHILLENGAEINGRNRMGASVLTMAVRGGHTHVAKLLLENGAFVDDFDHLAVAEGNASGNNNVHGDNGKTFLEITPLLAAAQHGHEAVVRLLLEWGADVNFCQKSTGWSALMLAAAGGTVSVTQQLVERGADADHLNVLGKTAFEVALQLQHKEVKNYLDSITTVRPQPDDEKKRPDVFHALKLGNAQLVKEIVEEDASQVNVSNADGASPLMMAAVSGQLEVVQLLVEKHADMDRQDSVHGWTALMQATYHGNKDVVKFLLNQGADVNLRAKNGYTAFDLVMLLNDPDTELVRLLASVCMQVEKDKSKHRGKSTLKRRASLNVPLPPDDKGGLKSWWNRMSNRFRKLKLTHTLRHGLSTNRLAPFPDEVPLDATMKAEESSAAAAPPAGASNADVCTAWTSKSKDCGLNGTRSGKDDFLITTMLRNGAPLARLPNEKLKAVIPPFLPPSNFEPWNSERCGAAKEGRSGNMPQRPSRSSCANSDISSISRVVSRSIKFPSITKGPSPSNSGSYNSAHSSGGSNGVGGVNRHASDSHNRSGGSGADSVLSQIVAQRKRAAGLLDSRTPAAAEIPSPVPTPLPSAPDISLTDHTDAHSRRVCISAARASKLELKKRPQSGNSSTSKSTSPTLTPSPSPTPKPPATDSLSSASTQPRSKSSGGSSSGTITDEDELSGILRKLSLEKYQPIFEEQEVDMEAFLTLTDGDLKELGIKTDGPRQQILAAISELNAGKGRERQILQETIHNFQSSFGSSASNPRPSGYPRSPSGWSRHQLQSSSRR encoded by the exons ATGAGTCTGGCTCCGGTAAACCCGCTGCTGTGGTTCCGGGTGTGCGATGAGGGCGATCTGGAGAGCGCGCGGCGCGTTCTTGAGGACCCGGGCGGGTTCGCGCGTGTGGACGGGACCGAGGAGCAGGGAAACACGGCGCTCATGTTCGCGTCCGCCGGGGGACACGAGCAGCTGGTCCGGTTCCTGCTGAGGAAAGGAGCGTCAGTGGACCGTCGGAACCATTACGGCTGGACGCCGCTGATGCAGGCTGCGAG GTTCGGTCATCTGAACGTGGCTCATATCTTGCTGGAGAACGGCGCAGAGATCAACGGCAGGAACCGGATGGGAGCCAGCGTCCTGACCATGGCTGTGCGCGGCGGTCATACTCACGTGGCCAAACTCCTGCTGGAGAACGGCGCCTTCGTGGACGACTTTGACCACCTGGCGGTGGCGGAGGGAAATGCAAGTGGGAACAACAACGTCCACGGTGACAACGGCAAGACGTTTCTGGAGATCACGCCTCTGCTGGCCGCCGCTCAGCACGGACACGAGGCAGTGGTCAGGCTGCTGCTGGAATGGGGCGCGGATGTGAACTTCTGTCAGAAGAGCACGGGCTGGAGTGCGCTGATGCTGGCAGCGGCCGGCGGGACAGTCAGCGTGACGCAGCAGCTGGTGGAGCGAGGAGCGGACGCTGATCATCTCAATGTCTTGGGCAAGACGGCCTTCGAGGTGGCGCTCCAACTGCAGCACAAAGAGGTGAAGAACTACCTGGACTCCATCACCACTGTCCGGCCACAGCCAG ATGATGAGAAGAAACGGCCTGATGTCTTCCATGCGCTGAAGTTAG GAAACGCTCAGCTGGTGAAGGAGATCGTGGAGGAGGACGCGTCTCAGGTGAACGTCTCAAACGCAGACGGCGCGTCTCCTCTGATGATGGCGGCGGTCAGCGGGCAGCTGGAGGTGGTGCAGCTGCTGGTGGAGAAGCACGCAGACATGGACAGACAGGACTCTGTGCACGGCTGGACGGCGCTCATGCAGGCCACGTATCACGG GAATAAAGACGTGGTGAAGTTTCTTCTGAATCAGGGCGCTGACGTCAACCTGAGAGCCAAGAACGGATACACAGCTTTCGACCTCGTCATGCTCCTGAATGACCCTG ACACGGAGCTGGTGCGGCTGCTAGCCTCCGTCTGCATGCAGGTGGAGAAGGACAAGAGCAAACACAGAGGAAAATCAACCCTAAAGAGACGTGCATCTCTAAATGTTCCTCTTCCACCTGATGATAAAGGCGGCCTGAAG TCCTGGTGGAATCGCATGTCCAACCGCTTCCGCAAACTCAAGCTGACGCACACACTGAGACATGGGCTCTCCACCAATCGGCTCGCTCCGTTCCCTGACGAGGTTCCTCTGGACGCTACCATGAAAGCGGAGGAGTCGAGCGCAGCtgcagcgcctcctgctggagcTTCAAACGCAGACGTCTGCACCGCGTGGACCAGCAAGAGTAAAGACTGCG GTTTGAACGGAACAAGAAGTGGGAAAGATGACTTCCTCATCACGACGATG CTGAGGAACGGAGCGCCGCTCGCTCGTCTGCCCAATGAGAAGCTGAAGGCCGTCATCCCGCCCTTCCTGCCGCCATCAAACTTTGAGCCGTGGAACTCGGAGCGCTGCGGAGCGGCGAAGGAAGGCCGGAGCGGAAACATGCCGCAGAGACCCAGCAGGAGCAGCTGCGCCAACTCTGATATA TCATCCATTAGTCGAGTGGTCAGCAGGTCCATCAAGTTTCCCAGCATAACTAAAGGCCCCTCCCCCTCCAACTCAGGCAGTTATAACTCCGCCCACTCCTCAGGTGGATCCAATGGTGTGGGAGGAGTCAACCGTCACGCCTCCGACTCCCACAACCGCTCAG GTGGCAGCGGAGCGGACAGTGTTCTGTCTCAGATCGTGGCTCAGAGAAAGAGAGCAGCCGGTCTGTTGGACAGCAGGACACCGGCCGCCGCTGAGATTCCCAGTCCTGTACCAACGCCGCTGCCCTCCGCGCCGGACATCAGCCTAACCGACCACACAGACGCCCACTCCAGACGGGTGTGTATCAGTGCTGCTAGAGCCAGT aagcTGGAGTTAAAGAAGCGGCCTCAGTCAGGAAACTCGTCCACGTCCAAGAGCACGTCGCCCACCCTCACGCCCTCTCCATCACCCACACCCAAACCACCCGCCACAGACTCACTCTCATCTGCATCCACGCAGCCCAGGTCCAAGAGCAGCGGCGGCTCCAGCAGCGGCACCATCACGGACGAGG ATGAATTATCAGGGATTCTGAGGAAACTTTCTCTGGAGAAATATCAGCCCATCTTTGAGGAGCAGGAG GTGGATATGGAGGCATTtctgactctgactgacggagacCTGAAAGAGCTGGGAATTAAAACAGACGGGCCGCGGCAGCAGATACTGGCGGCCATATCAGAGCTGAACGCTGGGAAA GGGAGGGAAAGACAGATTTTACAAGAAACCATCCATAACTTCCAGTCGTCGTTTGGCAGCAGCGCCAGTAACCCTCGACCGTCGGGATATCCACGCT CCCCGTCAGGCTGGAGTCGCCATCAGCTGCAGTCGTCCAGCAGACGGTAA